Part of the Pedobacter roseus genome is shown below.
TCTTAATGTTCTTAGTTTTACCATTACTCATCCCTATCAACCCCTTCCATTTAAAAAAGGCCATTGAGGTTAATACAGCGATTTTAATATCCTTCGAAACGATGTCAGAATTTTTAAGAATATCAGTTTTTTCATATTTTAAAGTATAGGCATTTGCTTTGGTATAATTTTCCCTTCCGGTAAGCTGGATCAAACCTTTGCCCCTGAAATTCCAGCCATCGCCTTCCTGGGTATTTCCGACCCTATTATTTACACTTCGGTTTTTATCGGCATAGGCTAAATTGGCTATCGCCTTTTGATCCGCCGCATGGTCTTTGGTCCGCCCGTATTTATAAGCATCTTCATGATGTTTGGTGAAATAAGAAAACGGGGGACTGTCGCGCTCGCCTGTTTTTTTATTCAGGTTGCCATTGATGAGTGTATCAGCACTATAATTCATGCTTTCACCACTTTTTAAATGTAATTTAGTGCTTGATTCGACCCTGATCTGGGCAAAGAAATGTGCTTTTACCCAGCAAGTATTCATGCCAAGTTCTGCCATATATTTATTGTAGGTATTGGCAACTGTTGTGAGTATTTCATTATCTGCATCTCCAAATATCTGTTTCAATTCTGCAGGGGTAATATCTTTATTGCACCTTGGGCAGCTGCCGCTATTGTGTCCTTCCTGTCTCCCAATCCCCACCAGCACCTTACCACCATTTGCGGGTACGTCATTTTTAAAAGCCACCAAGGTGTTGCTGATGCCAAAAAACTCCATTTCTTCGATCACGGCATAAAAACGGTGCAGTTTTTCGCTATAACTTTTTTCCCAGCTTTTGGCCAGGGTAAAATCAAATTCAACTATGCCGTCAGGGTTTAAAGGATATTCTTTATGATGTACCAACGTGTCTTTTCTCAGGTTATCCATGCCTAAGCGACTTTCTTTACGGTATATTTTTACGGAGATGTTCTTTGCACTGAGGTTCCGGGTGCGGATACGGCATTTCATCTTACTGCCGTACAAGGCCTGTATAACTGCTTTACCTTCGGTTAAAAATTCAATGCTTACAATTTCTTCATCCGTAACCAGTTTTAGTTTTTGAAGGGGCTGGGGGATATTCCCGTTTAAAATTTCATATTTTTTATCGGCAGAATGAACCTTGAAATAAAACTCTGTTCCTTCTTTTAACAGTTTTGAATATTGGGCGGCATGTGGTACAAAAGCATATTTTCCGGTATCCAGTATCTGGTTTTGGGGCACCTTGAAACCATTAATGATATGTATGGCTCTGGCATTGCCATCACGATCGATATAGCCGTATTCCAGGTTAACGCTAATGCCCTCTGCCGCTTTAAATTTGAGGTAAGCGTGGTTTTTTTCTCCCCAGCCTGTTTTTGTCTTTTTGCATCCTTCGGGGTATTCCCATTGTGCAAGTATAAGCTCGGGCTGGGCCACGGTTATTTTAACCACCACCTTTGCACTTGGCTGTACCAGATAGGCCTGTACCGTGTATTCGCCGGGTTCTTCGAATTGATGGCTTACTGTTTCACCTGTTTTGGTTTTAAATGCTTCAACAGGCTTGCCTTCATTGTCTTTACAAATCCACTTTACAGCAGCACCTTCTTCGGGAAGGGCAGGCAAAATCTTAAAGCGGTCTTTTACGCTAAATGTGACCGATTCTTTTATCCTTGTGCTTTCAACAGAAGCGATGACCGATGTAAGCCCGTTCTTGATGGCCTGAATTTGCTCTGATTGTTTTGGAACACCGTTAAAACAGGCTGATACTATGTATGAACATTCATCATTACAGATTACCTGTGTAATGTTCCCGGTAGGGGTTAACAGGGTAGGTAAGCCCGGACCACCTGTTTTGGTTACTTCCCAGGTAATGGTGCTGATATCGCCAGGTACAGGCAGGGCTGGAAAAAGGCTCTTAAGCCTGAATTCTATAGGTACCTGTATCCTCACTTTAGTTTTTCCATCAACTGTGCTAACCGTTTCGATCCCGTTTTCTTTAACCGTATAAGTTTTAGTTACTTTTTTATCGCTATTGGTTTTGCCATAAGCCTCGATGAGGTATGTTCCGGCTTTTTTGAAAGTGATAGTGATGGTTTCGCCGGCATCGCTCCGCAATTGCATGGGCTCGCCATTTACGTCGTAAATAACCCAGTTTACACCCTGTTTTTCTGCATCGCTGGGCTGTCCGTTAAACGCTGCCTTGAAGGTAACAGGGCTATTGAGCGGTTGCAGTTTACCATAGCTTAGTGGGGCAATTGATTTTACGGTTGCACCGTCTTCGTCCTCATTTTTTGCCACAGCAGTGGTATAAATTAACTCCTCTGTAATCAAAGGACCATCAGCTGCCCAGTTGCCTGCATTGGCATTTTCGAGTTCAGGCGAAGTAATATTAACCTGTTGACCATGCTGTACAATTTTTATATTTCCGCCTTTGGCCGTGCATATTGCCGTACTTTTGTCGGTTAACACATAAGCGCCATTTGGAAGTTCTACTTTTTCATAATAATCTTTCCATTGTAGTTTGGCCGTGCATGGTACGGGTTTGCTTGGATCTGGTACTTTGCATTGGCCAAAGTTCAGGTTGAGCAATTTATTTTCTAAAGTGGTTGCAATCAGTTTGGTTTCACCGTTATCGTTGATCACGTATTTATTATGGCTAAGTACTTTCAATGGCTTGGGCGAAGAATCGACCGCTTTATCGCAAGTATATTTTGCACCATGGCATGCCAAAATCTCGGTAATTTCTGTGTTTGGTATGGAGCTGGCCGAGTCTTGTGTGGCAGGCTGCCCTGATACCTTTGGGATATCGGAAACTTCAATATCAATGATATGATCTTTATCATTAATTGGTTCAGGATCTGTGCTCCAATTCATTTTGGTTATATTTAATTGGTTGTTAAAGTAATGGTTAGCGTTTTTCTGTATCTGTTTGTTGTTAAGGTATAAAAGCTTTCGATCGCATTACACCAACCCGTTATATGATCCAGCTGATAAAGTCCCTCAATGCGGATCTCGCTGAGATGATCATCCGTTTTGGTTTTAAGCCAATCGTCAAAGCCAGCTTGATCAGGGATTTTATCCCATTTGCCTGAAAATTTAATTGATTGTCCGGTTGCTGAATCCTGAAGTAACCATTTTTCGTTAAACTGGATAGGCGAGGGGCATAAGCCATATACAGTTCTTTTGCAATAGAAATTATTTCCGATAAAAGCAGCATCGTAGATATTTCTAAAATATTCATTCAGAAATATGTCTTGCATGATGTATGGAGTGAGGGTCTCGCCAGGCAACATTTTTACATCCAATTTTGTTAGGGCCGGTTCAACCCAATCTCCTGTAAAAGTATCGGCTAAATTTTCTCTAATATTCAACCACTTTTGCCACAGTTCGTGTTGTTTCTCAACTGCGCTTGGTACCCCGTTTAATCCGAGCTTTATGGTTAACTGATACAGGACTGCCGAAATCTGTTGTGCAAATGCATCAGCATTATTATCTGGTAAATTGTTGGGTGAAATTGGTTTACGGACAATATCTATATTTTGATTTCCAGACCAAAAAGAAGTTTTGTGTGGAAAAATTTCTACACTAAAAGTTTTAAAAAAATAATCTTCCTTATTACCCGTTTTCTCGGTTATCTCAACCTTGCAAAGCATGCTTAAGGGTTTTTCTAAAGGTTTATAGAGAATTTTACTCATTTTTTCATTTAGTTAGAAAATCTCCTATTCTACGTGAGATTTTATCACATATTCTATTTTCAGGCCATTTTCATCAGGCTCATACCGATCATATTTAACCTTATCTCCGCTCTGTAGCATCACCTCTTTTGTTGCATTAAAATTAATGTCACCGTTGATTGCAGACCATTTAGTGCTTGCTGCAGTTTCGGTTATTTTTTTGCTGATGTATTTGATCGTACCCATCTCAAAACAATTTAACTTTGCTGCCGCTTTTGTTTACAATCTCTTTGCTGCTATGCAGTTCAATATTATCTTTAGTACTATTTAAATTTATCTGTTCTGCAGTTTTTTCGATATTAGAAGCCGTTTTATTGATGTTGTCGTTGGCAACCATGCTGATGTTTTCGGCCATTACCGAATGATTTTCGCCAGCATTGCTTGCAATATTTCCTCCTGCATTACTGTAAATGTGTTCACCTGCAGCTATTGAAACGTTTTGTTCAGCACTGATAGAGATGTTCTTAGCCGTAATGTTGATGTTTTCTGGTGCGCTGATTTCTATACTCGATGAGCTGGTATCAAATCGTATAATATTATTGCTTTTATCGGTAATGGTAATGGTTTCAGCGCCAGAAGTATCATTAAATTCTATTATATGCCCGCTTCTTGTTGCAATTGATTTTAGATGATTGTTGTCATAACCTCCTGCTCCATTCAAACCGTGGAAAATACTACCCATTACAATAGGCCTGGCAATATTTCCTTCTTCAAAAGTTACAGCCACCTGATCGCCAATTTCGGGAATAAATACAAAACCCCTGTTTGTATTGACCTGCGCACTGCTGCCCGCATCTGGCGTAATTACCCTTAACCAATCTGTTACATCATTATTAAGGCATTCCCATTTAAATTTTACTTTAACCCGGCCGTGACCCTGGGGATCATTATTATCAACAACATCAGCCAGCTGCATAAGCGGGTTAGGCCTTTTATAATTTTTAACCAAAATACATTCTGTTGAGGCTAATAAACCTTCAAAAGTATGGTGATACTTACCAGCCACATCAATATGGTGATTAATGCTTGTGATGAGGAATTTACCCAGACTTTCGGTTGCAAAAGCAAGTTCCTGTTTAATACTCATGGTGATTTCGGCAATACAACCTATGCTTAGTGCGGGATTATCACCTTTGGCACTGATTTTTAAAAGCTCGGATGCATTGGCTTTCTCGTTATTTTCTGTATAGGTTTTAATTTCTTTATTGGTACGAATAGCGATCATCGCGGGTTGATGGAAAGCTTTGCTAAAAGTTCGGTTGGCTATCTGAACAGCATGCGCTAAATCAGGCAAACCATCTGTTTTGCCTGTGCTTTCACTTTGCAAAATCTCGTCTTCCTCAGCAATGTATGCGAAATTTTTATTTTTGATCGGTGAAATCTCCATGGCATACTGCAGATCCTGCACATCACGACCATAAAATAACTCTATTTCTTTTTGTTCATCAGGTTTGCCAAAATTGAGTTGTTTTCCATCATAAAAAAACCATTCCTGGTATTCGGCAGATAAACGGTTTAAAAACTGAAAGTCACTCTCCTTATATTGAATAAGATAATCAATGGGTGCTTTTCGGTTGGTATTGGTTGTAATTTTAAGATCATTTTCAGGTGTATCTTTTGTAAGCAGTGTTACTATTTCTTCAAAATTTTTAGCAAGGTAAGATCCCAGATCAGCTCCACGGTCAATTAAAATGCTAGGGCTGTAACCACTCAAAATGTATACACCATGGTAGCCATGACTTTGATCGAGGGATATTTTGGTAATGATGCCTGTAAATTCCTGCAATTTATCGGTTTCATAACCAAAAGAAGCAGTAAGTGTTTTACCAACAAAATCACGGCTATTATCAAGCGTAATTAATCCTGGCAAATCCAATTGCTGGTGTTTAAACCGAAGTTCGAAATAATGATGTCCGTTAAAATGTTGTTGCAGGTCGAACGAGTCAAAATGCTCGATGGCTTTGCCTTCGATGTTAATTTCGGTAATGAGTTTGTCTTCCATGAGGCGCGTATTTTAGAAAACCAATAAAAATGCAAGTGCAATTATTTATGTTATT
Proteins encoded:
- a CDS encoding PAAR-like protein — translated: MNWSTDPEPINDKDHIIDIEVSDIPKVSGQPATQDSASSIPNTEITEILACHGAKYTCDKAVDSSPKPLKVLSHNKYVINDNGETKLIATTLENKLLNLNFGQCKVPDPSKPVPCTAKLQWKDYYEKVELPNGAYVLTDKSTAICTAKGGNIKIVQHGQQVNITSPELENANAGNWAADGPLITEELIYTTAVAKNEDEDGATVKSIAPLSYGKLQPLNSPVTFKAAFNGQPSDAEKQGVNWVIYDVNGEPMQLRSDAGETITITFKKAGTYLIEAYGKTNSDKKVTKTYTVKENGIETVSTVDGKTKVRIQVPIEFRLKSLFPALPVPGDISTITWEVTKTGGPGLPTLLTPTGNITQVICNDECSYIVSACFNGVPKQSEQIQAIKNGLTSVIASVESTRIKESVTFSVKDRFKILPALPEEGAAVKWICKDNEGKPVEAFKTKTGETVSHQFEEPGEYTVQAYLVQPSAKVVVKITVAQPELILAQWEYPEGCKKTKTGWGEKNHAYLKFKAAEGISVNLEYGYIDRDGNARAIHIINGFKVPQNQILDTGKYAFVPHAAQYSKLLKEGTEFYFKVHSADKKYEILNGNIPQPLQKLKLVTDEEIVSIEFLTEGKAVIQALYGSKMKCRIRTRNLSAKNISVKIYRKESRLGMDNLRKDTLVHHKEYPLNPDGIVEFDFTLAKSWEKSYSEKLHRFYAVIEEMEFFGISNTLVAFKNDVPANGGKVLVGIGRQEGHNSGSCPRCNKDITPAELKQIFGDADNEILTTVANTYNKYMAELGMNTCWVKAHFFAQIRVESSTKLHLKSGESMNYSADTLINGNLNKKTGERDSPPFSYFTKHHEDAYKYGRTKDHAADQKAIANLAYADKNRSVNNRVGNTQEGDGWNFRGKGLIQLTGRENYTKANAYTLKYEKTDILKNSDIVSKDIKIAVLTSMAFFKWKGLIGMSNGKTKNIKISMGVGHEVGTSHTLKQNAFDDFTSKTFKTNLCTWGKVTNMKPNKNRAPWMVYAINEIGQKALKGSINNKRITEYFNASTNGKGSNEETNWCGAFASWCFYKASYTPPPLSCRAAMWQFWKKSKPIYGSAAVIDWGANGLAKPNGLNLAIGGDGHITFVIGISEDEKYYYCVGGNQGGTKGAREVSISKYPKAVIDWFVIPPDYIPEKNEYNLKIMHNTTDIGTEFTTRTEK
- a CDS encoding type VI secretion system Vgr family protein, whose product is MEDKLITEINIEGKAIEHFDSFDLQQHFNGHHYFELRFKHQQLDLPGLITLDNSRDFVGKTLTASFGYETDKLQEFTGIITKISLDQSHGYHGVYILSGYSPSILIDRGADLGSYLAKNFEEIVTLLTKDTPENDLKITTNTNRKAPIDYLIQYKESDFQFLNRLSAEYQEWFFYDGKQLNFGKPDEQKEIELFYGRDVQDLQYAMEISPIKNKNFAYIAEEDEILQSESTGKTDGLPDLAHAVQIANRTFSKAFHQPAMIAIRTNKEIKTYTENNEKANASELLKISAKGDNPALSIGCIAEITMSIKQELAFATESLGKFLITSINHHIDVAGKYHHTFEGLLASTECILVKNYKRPNPLMQLADVVDNNDPQGHGRVKVKFKWECLNNDVTDWLRVITPDAGSSAQVNTNRGFVFIPEIGDQVAVTFEEGNIARPIVMGSIFHGLNGAGGYDNNHLKSIATRSGHIIEFNDTSGAETITITDKSNNIIRFDTSSSSIEISAPENINITAKNISISAEQNVSIAAGEHIYSNAGGNIASNAGENHSVMAENISMVANDNINKTASNIEKTAEQINLNSTKDNIELHSSKEIVNKSGSKVKLF